The Nicotiana tomentosiformis chromosome 9, ASM39032v3, whole genome shotgun sequence genome contains the following window.
TAGAAGATACACATAATTGATTCCAAATTTGTTTGGGACTAAGGAGTTATTAATTGAATTGATTTGATATTAGTTCATTTATGATTAGAGAACTTAAACTAGAGAAAAAATAGAATTTTATGGGGGAATATGAGTCGAAATTGGTGAATAACTCTCATTATGGAGCAAATTGTGAACCGAAAAAGTTAACTATATTACTGTGAACAAGTTTACTAGTAATTTGTTACTTCCAGAATTTTTGGTTATTCCACAATTATTATAGTGGTTGTTAGACTCCTCTATGTAGGTGTTTCTTTTGTTGCATCTTGTTGTAGTAGAttgaattttttgaaatttatCTTTAGCAGCATAAAGACTGAATTTTTTCAATCATGACAGGATTGTAGCAAGTTGTTTGACAAGTTAGAAAAGCATGGATTGGTGAAACCCCAACAGACCGTGCGAAGCTTAACAATGCCACTGAGAATGTTTGAGGAATCTAATTGTGACGAGGAGGCTGATTCTAAATAGGAGTAGCTATTTGAGTTGTATGTTATGACGTGATTGTAATATGTAGACATGTCTTGGTATATTTATCTTTTATACTTGAATAATCAAATTATGTTTTATACTTGAATGTGGATATTATGTTTTAGACTTGATTATGATTTAGTTAGTATGTGAGTTAGTATTTTGGTAATTGAATGTTATTTTGTTGTGATATTATGCATTTCGTTTGGTTTGTTTGTAATATTAGGTGTTCGATTATGAATTTATGgacattttaaattattttattgtcACATTCTACGACAGTTTTGgtcgaatattttaattaattatttattttattatttaattttctgACCTAATCCGTTTTGAGACCTATTCCACGCGTCTCAGATTATCCATTTTGAGATCAATTCGATCGAAAATTTCTGATCATTTTGACTGCAAATTTTTTGCGATCATGTATTTTTTGATCGATCTTTTTAAGTTGGTAATCCATCGAAAAGCTCGATTTCTGACCTGTAGTGACCTGACCGATCGTTTTAAGCCTTTGCATTCCAttaagctatttgaagtcttgagtagcttcatatgatggaTTATGATCTGTGTGAATCAtctgttttggttttcaggtgttttgggattgatttggaagaatggttCTCAGCCAGGAAGCTTTAAGTGGGAAGAGttgacaaagtttgacttttgtgattTGACCTTGGATCAgagatttgatggttccgttaggtccagatAGTGATCGtgaacttgggtgtatgcccggattttatcacgacccggaatttccaccCTCGAGagtgtgatggcgcctaacaattCACTTTCtatgcaagccaacgttagatgtAGTTgataaccatttttaacaattcaatttaaATGAAAACCAATAATTAGAATAaaactgaaataaagtgaatcAACTAAAAAAACGGCGATATCCTACAATCCCGGGACTAGAGTACTACAATTAAAAGTCTAAATGAAAGCATAACTATCTAAAATGAAATAATCCTCTAGAGtaatgtagaaggggacttcagggataCGAATGCCATGCAGCTGTGTCTCAAGTCTCCGTCAAACACCGGATCCGAGAAATCTACTGACCGCCATTGCGACAGActacaaaatctgcacaagaagtgtagagtgtagtatgagtacaaccgaccccatgtactctgtaagtgttgatcctaacctcgacgaagtagtgacgaagctaaggcGGGTTACTTAGAATAACTTGTACGCGGTATAATAATAACAATAGGAAATGAATTAGGAAATGACGAAAAAGCAGTTAACTAATGGAAccaaactcaatcctcgaaatcaaTAAGTCCAGAAATATCAGTCCTTAGAATCTCATATAAAAATACTGAATACTAACACAtacaacaatgaatacaacaaaCACAATCCATTGCGGCGCGCAAACCGATTTCACGGTAcatacacaatcctcccttatttcaccatatcaatatcaagaatcacatataaaatccgttgcggaACGCAATCCGATCCCACTATATAATTAGAATGAGTGtcataattctcatttatttcaccatatcaatatgaaaatcacatataaaatccgttgcaacgcgcaacccgatcccaccatatcaatatcaaatcctcccttattccaccatatcacacccattgcggcatgcaacccgatccattaacaaattcaataaatgtatTCAATCCAACAATGCAATTCACAAGAATCTTGACGATTAAAGAATTTTAAAGCAAAGCAATAAAGGAACCTCAtaccaaatcaaggaatgctacgattaatacaaagcaacaagacaagccaaaTGTATGATAGTTgaagtgtacaagtaagacaattaaggcaagtagaatTAATCATAGAATCATGGAAGAAACGAACATTTAAATACAAAGGCaattaatgacaagtaacaagttaCGACATAGAAagaaattaaagcatgtaacagctAAGACATCGAATAAGATAGTTAATGAAATATGGGAAAGCATGGAAGCAATTATTTTGACGGCGTatgtacactcgtcacctcggATATACGCCGTTACGCACGTAATTaacataacatatagttcaagaAATCCTAagtccctcaaatcaaggttagacccaacacttacatCACGATGTAAGGAAATCAAAGCTCAACTGGggcttttcctctaaaattcCCATCCAAACTAATCGAATCTAATCAGAATTGACATAATATCAACAAACAGTGCTAGGgatatcaattacaatacataaagaaaAGATCTTTACAGCTTTCCCCAAAtgtaaacaaaagtcaacccagggctcgcttggtcaaagaCCATAATTCGGACCAAAACAATTactcattcaccctcgagcccgattaTGCGACTACtttcgaaatccaacctcaatttgaggtctaaatctcaatttttacaaaaacacACTAAATTTTACCCAAATCGCTAATTTTCTACCACGAAAGAGCATATATTAAGGTTAACAATCAATGGGTGTTGATGAAAATagaagaaaacaagttaaagtatACTAACTGTGAAATGGGcatgaaatttctcttcaaaatcgcgtCTAGACCATGCTCTAATgtgaagatggtgaaaaatgaagaaaatcccgTCTTTGGAACATCTAAATTAATGGGCGTCAGGCATTCTTCATGTTCGTGAAGGGCCTGACGTGATCGTGAAGTTCAATGGCCCAACCAACTATTGAGGCACGATGGCCTGTCTCTcatggccttcgtgttcgcgagccaCCGCTCACGTTCATGTAGAGATACCAACCAACTCCCCCCAGAATCACctaaaccttcgcgttcgcgagagggtgGTCACGTTCGTAGAGGGTAAGCCCCGAAATGATTCGCATTAGTGACCTGTTCCCCGCGTTCGCCTAGAAGAAAACCACCAAAGCCCCATGTTCCCCTTCATTATCGCAAGATTtgtttcgcgatcgcaaagcacaatgcACTAGAATTCAGAAATCTCAGAAACCAGcaattgcctaagtccaaaatagatctgtagcctatctgaaactgaCCCAAGCCTCTCGGGCtcaaaaccaaacatgcacaccagtgtaataacatcatacaaacttgctcgcacgatcaaaacactGAAATAATCCATGAAATTACGAACCTGATATCAAAATGAATGATATTTTTAAAGAAACTCAAAAACATGCAAATGTTCAAccagacgtctgaatcacgtcaaatcaactccgttttgtaccgattttgcagacaagtcataaatagtgaaatgaacctataccaagttcccgAACAAAAATTTGAATCCGGTAGCAACAAaatcaacctacagtcaaacttaggaatttgtttagcctttaaattactaattttcaacaaatcacgttaaatcaagttagggacttcctaATTCGATTGGGgtcatatgcccaagtcccaaatcacgatacggatccaccgagaccgtcaaaattctgatccgggtccgtttacacaaaatgttgaccgtagtcaactcaaatgtaTTTTAATGCAAAATATCacattttcttaaatttttcacataaacctTTTTCGAAAAAAGACACGGACcgtgcacacaaatcgaggaaggctaaacgaAGCTATTCGATGTCCTGGAACATAGAAATGAAGGTTAAAACTCAAAGTgatctatcgggtcatcacattctccatctctaaaaccAACGCTTGTactcgaacagacatagaaaggTACATGGACTGGTGAAaatgtgtggatatctactcaATATGTCCGAATCGGACTCCCACATGGCTGCCTCcgtcggctgacctctccacttcaCTAgaattgaaatataactcttagacctcaacttccggacttgcGTGAtagaatggccaccgactcctaaTAAGTCAAttccttatccaattggactgagctgaaatctatcacatgagacggatcaccgtgatacttccagaacATGGACACATAGAACACCTGAAGAAGTGCTGATAAATTATGTGGCAATGCCAGTccataggccacctcacccactctcttaAAAATCTCAaagggttcgatatacctagggctcaacttgccattcattccaaacctcatcacacccttcatgggtgaaacatgGAGCAATaacctctctccaaccatgaatgtgtcacgacccagaattcccaccgtcgggactgtgatggcgcctaacatttcacttactaggcaagccaacgttagagaatcatttaatccaatccttattccattcagtaaataaaaacaattaactaagatgaaatatagtgagtgcgaAATAATATAAAGACTGCAtttaattactactacccggatatggagtcacaaattcacgagcattctacaatttactacaagtaataatttaaaagaaatatgactgtttgaatgaaagaaacagtaaaacataaaagatagatggggactttaaggtctgtgaacgccgacagatctaccttgatagAAAATgtagagtgcaacatcagtacaacggaccccatgtactggtaagtgtcgagcctaacctcgacgaagttgtGACGAGTCTAAGGCAAGGAACCTACAAATctacctgtacaatttaacagtgtatatccaaataacagtaatgaagagccacacaggaaatatcgggagggggaaacatattgggggaaatacgagataaagaactacagcagaatgataactggaacaaccaatatactatgaatcaataggaacacgaatatagtaaaggaaaaatgcacggcatcacccttcgtgcttttactctcaacatcaccataaaaatcaatagaaacggcacgacatcacccctcatgcattaactctcatatcatgtcacgagatcacccttcgtgcattaacactgacaatatggcacggcatcacccttcattcttttacactcacaatatggcatgacatcacctttcgtgcattaacactctcccttgccATAATAcaatgaacaattaacaacagggagatagaacaacaagtacaagccttacttcagcatttggttccacaacatcaatctcaacttcgaaataaatactcaattatcactagaagatccgtaaacatgataagaacgattaatttaacaaaattagtctaaacacgtagcgattaggcatgggaaagagacaatataagaaaaatgggagaaacaagTAAATTGGCTGCGCATAattactcgtcaccttacatatacgccgctcacatggatttcacatagcaaataatatgaagttcctaattccctcaagtcatgattaaccacaatacttaccttgctccgaagaccacttaattctcaatcacaacttttcctctagaattcacctctaaaccactcgtataTATTCAGAAATGACTCAATAAAATAAAATGTTTCTAagggaatcaattacattgcataaatttatatttttcccaaattttcctccaaaaagtcaaaaatcgaccccggtcccgcttggtcaaaacccgaggttcggaccaaaatccactTACCCGTTCACCCCTAAGCCCGGATATATTATTGGTTTTGGAATTCGACTTGAAtatgaggtctaaatctccaaatttccgaaatccctagtttctacccataacccctaattctaccatgaaaactctagctTTTAGGTtggaaattcatgaaatgtaatgggtattCGAAagaaaaatggtttagaatcacttaccaacactttggggaagaaattatCTCTTGCAAATCGCCTTTagcccgtttggttcttgaaaatgtaAAAATAATGGCTAAATCCTGTTTTTTATTAtgttttaagtgctgggcgacagtgttcatcgcgatcgcgtgaacattgtcgcattcgcaaagagcaGCCTCCTAGGGACTTACACGATACTGGGAGGCTTTACTCATTCACGAAGGTTTAGCCTGCCTTACCTTCAGTTTCGCGAGAcagggctcgcgttcgcatagagtgtCCCAGGTCCCTTACCCAACCTAGCTAAAGCTATGCGTTCGCGTTCGACGGGTCACGTTCACGTAGAACAACTCCACCCAATGCTCCGCGTTTGTGAccatggtctcgcgttcgcgtagagtaaaatcctCCCCAGCCCAGGTtccccttcgtgatcgcgagattgactacgcgatcgcgaagcacaacatatCATATACCAGATACACCATAGAcacaccagattttctaagtctaaaacatctcgtagcctatctgaaactcacccgagtcctcggggaTCCATACAAAACATCACCCTAATAGACTAAAACTTCTACCCTATACAGAAAAACCTATGATAAAGAAGTCTCCAgtagtgcgaggtgaactgcttACCTCGATCAGCAATGAtggacatgggcacaccgtgaagatggacgatctcgTGGATGTAGATCTCAGATAACCGCCCTGAAGAGTAGGTAATttccaccggaatgaaatgtgttgacttggtcaacctgtccacaatgacccataccgcaTCGAACtttttctgagtccgtgggagcccaactaaaAATTCCATGGTAACatactcccacttccactcaggaatctccagcCTCTAAAGTAAACCCCTaggcctttgatgctcgtactttacttgctaacaattcagaaactgagctacatatgcaactatatccttcttcattctgcTCCACCAATAAtcctgccgcaagtcctgatacatcttagcggcacccgaatTAATGGAATACCGGGAACcatgggcctccttaagaatcaactcacgaagcccatccacattgggcacacaaatccgacgcTGCATCCGTAGAaacccatcatctccaatagtaacctgcttgggaCTACCgtaccgcaccgtgtccttaaagacaagcaaatggggttcatcatactgacgctctatgatgcgctcatacaaagaagccCAGGAGACCATGGAAGCTTGAACATGATTGTGCTACGGAGCACCTAActcacaaactagttggccaaagcCCGAACAACTGATACTAATGGcctctccccaactggaatatacacaaggctgcccatactcacaacctttctactcaaggtatcggccaccacattggccttcccgggatgatacaaaatggtgatatcatagtctttcaatagctctaaccacctcctctgcctcaagttgagatcctttagCTTAAAACAAtcctgtagactccgatgatccgtgaatacctcacgtggcacaccataaagatagtgcctccaaatcatcaatgcatgaacaatggtttcCAACTCTATGTCATTTATAGGGTAATTCTTcccatgaaccttcaactaccgcgACGTGTATGCAATAACCGTGTCACcctacatcaatactgcaccgagcccaatgCATGATGTGTCATaatacaccgtgtaggatcctgaaccactgggcaacactaacactggcaCCGTAATAAAAACAGTTTTGAGCTTCTTAAAACTaacctcacactcatccgactacctaaatggagcaccattttgggttaATCTAATCAATGGGGcagctatggatgaaaacccctccacgaactagcgataataacctgccaaactgaTGTGTCATAGAATTGCGGCACTTTTGATACTAATTACAAAGACTTTTGGCTGCTTGAAAATAATTTTGAGTCATTTATTATATAGTGTTGGTGTTTTGCAGAAAACCAGACTTGAAAAATCAAGAACACAAAAAAGATAACAAAATCTCATAGAAGGGCACAAATGCGGTAGGTTTGCGACCGCAAAAGTGATGTGCTGGCCGTAGACCAACCGTAGAGTGAAGCAGTCCATCCCAGTTCCGAGAGTAGATTTTGTGGTCCATTGTGCGGCCAAATAATTCTTTTGTGGACTGCATAATGATCTCACAAATGCAAAAAACGTTTTTGTGAAAATGATTTTACAGTACCAAATGCGGTAGCGAAATCAATGTGCTGACCGCACAACAGAAGTGCGATGGAAATTTGGAGAACCAAGCAATCAACTTTGCGAAGGAATTAAAGATATGCGGGCCGCGAAAGTGTTCTGCGACGCATTCTGTGATTGCAAACTTGATCTGCAGGGTTATTTTTTGTCAGTTTTTGACTCTGAGATTTATCCCATTATAAATAGAATAACTAGGGTTTTTGTGGGACATCTTGTCAAAAAAGGGCTACACTTAGAGCATTGAATGCaccattattttggaagcttttga
Protein-coding sequences here:
- the LOC138898455 gene encoding uncharacterized protein, coding for MVSWASLYERIIERQYDEPHLLVFKDTVRYGSPKQVTIGDDGFLRMQRRICVPNVDGLRELILKEAHGSRYSINSGAAKMYQDLRQDYWWSRMKKDIVAYVAQFLNC